One Bacillus amyloliquefaciens DSM 7 = ATCC 23350 DNA window includes the following coding sequences:
- a CDS encoding PucR family transcriptional regulator, producing MNPILAIYPRAVLSDTCCTAEDVFCFYDEKRRVYVAIPKEDITQKEKLLLNSFLTPAEEKGVFFPETAAAKRWRRFLLEEGLVPEVKEPRIRFIHYDLLGERDWGAFTEALRHFWPVPYTVVRTGRDQGVIVEEEKLEAPDQDDIASFVKVLEADFYFSVRFFIGRYYGAGERLRHHYRREQQYFQNGRRHLPQLSTMTAETVFPAMLTEESREKLSALLQEEAALLFQKEPELKHTIQAFIEHNSNMSLTSKKLHLHRNSLQYRIDKFAERSGIDIKTYRGALLAYFICLQYEKSH from the coding sequence ATGAACCCGATATTGGCAATTTACCCGAGGGCTGTGTTGTCTGATACGTGCTGTACGGCGGAGGATGTCTTTTGTTTTTATGATGAGAAGAGGCGGGTCTATGTCGCCATTCCGAAGGAGGATATCACCCAGAAGGAGAAACTGCTTCTGAATTCGTTTTTGACACCCGCTGAAGAGAAGGGCGTTTTTTTCCCGGAGACAGCGGCGGCAAAGAGGTGGCGGCGTTTTCTGCTGGAAGAGGGCCTGGTGCCTGAAGTCAAGGAGCCTCGTATCCGTTTTATCCATTATGATTTATTAGGAGAAAGGGATTGGGGGGCATTTACGGAAGCGCTTCGCCATTTCTGGCCGGTTCCGTATACAGTTGTCCGGACGGGAAGGGATCAGGGCGTGATTGTAGAGGAAGAAAAGCTTGAAGCGCCTGATCAGGATGATATCGCATCTTTTGTAAAGGTTCTTGAAGCCGATTTTTATTTCAGTGTCCGTTTTTTCATCGGAAGGTATTACGGCGCCGGAGAACGTCTGCGCCATCATTATCGGAGAGAACAGCAATATTTTCAGAATGGCAGGCGCCATCTCCCGCAGCTGAGCACGATGACCGCGGAAACGGTATTTCCGGCAATGCTCACGGAAGAAAGCAGGGAAAAGCTTTCCGCATTGCTTCAGGAAGAGGCGGCGTTGCTGTTTCAGAAAGAACCGGAGCTGAAGCATACGATTCAGGCTTTTATTGAACATAACTCGAACATGTCGCTCACATCGAAAAAACTGCATTTGCACCGCAACAGTCTTCAATATCGGATTGATAAATTTGCGGAACGCTCGGGGATTGATATTAAAACATATCGGGGCGCTCTGCTGGC